A part of Setaria viridis chromosome 8, Setaria_viridis_v4.0, whole genome shotgun sequence genomic DNA contains:
- the LOC140220243 gene encoding secreted RxLR effector protein 161-like, with the protein MENAKPIKTPMPSNGHLDPNEDVKSVDQKVYLSMIGSLLYLCASRPDIMLSVCICARFQANPKECHLMVVKRILRYLVHTPNLGLWYPKGSTFNLLGYSDSDYASCKVDRKSASGTCQFLGRFLVSWSSKKQNSIALSTAKAEYVAAGACCAQLLWMRLTLRDFGCDFSKIPFLCDKESTIKLANNPVNHSRTKHIDIRHHFLRDHEAKGDITLSHVSTGMQLADFFTKLLDEQRFCALRSELNILDSHNLA; encoded by the coding sequence atggaGAATGCCAAGCCCATCAAGACCCCAATGCCATcaaatggacatcttgatcCAAATGAGGATGTTAAGAGTGTGGATCAAAAGGTATATCTTTCTATGATTGGCTCTTTGCTTTATCTTTGTGCATCTAGACCCGATATCATGCTTAGTGTGTGCATATGTGCAAGATTTCAAGCTAATCCTAAGGAATGTCATTTAATGGTTGTTAAAAGAATCTTAAGATATCTAGTACACACTCCTAACCTTGGCTTGTGGTATCCCAAAGGCTCCACTTTCAATCTACTTGGCTATTCCGATTCGGATTATGCTAGTTGCAAGGTAGATAGAAAGAGTGCATCGGGGACTTGTCAATTTCTTGGTAGGTTCTTGGTGTCTTGGAGTTCCAAGAAACAAAATTCCATTGCCTTATCCACCGCCAAGGCCGAGTATGTTGCAGCCGGTGCTTGTTGTGCTCAACTACTATGGATGAGGCTCAcattgagagactttggttgtGATTTTAGCAAGATACCTTTCTTGTGTGACAAAGAGAGCACTATCAAGCTAGCTAATAACCCCGTAAACCATTCTAGAACAAAGCACATAGACATAAGACACCATTTCCTAAGAGACCATGAAGCCAAAGGAGATATCACTCTTAGCCATGTGAGCACTGGAATGCAACTAGCCGATTTCTTCACAAAGCTCCTTGatgagcaaaggttttgtgcTTTGAGGAGTGAACTAAATATCTTGGATTCTCATAACTTGGCTTGA
- the LOC117833233 gene encoding protein transport protein SEC23 E gives MSAADPSAAPPAAAADPDGPDAVRLTWNAWPRSKVEASRCVVPLAATVSPARVPDPSAAAPPPLPYPPLRCKPPCSALLNPFARVDFAAKIWICPLCFSRNHFPPHYAAISESNVPAELFPQCSTVEYIVGGAPGAPGAAGAPPPPVFLFVIDTCVIEEELDYVKMAMRKAVALLPEHALVGLVTFGTQVHLHELGFSDLSKIYVFRGTKEISKEQILDQLGLAGAGRPGFPKMPQQPGGPQVNGMHPATTAGVNRFLLPVSECECTLSTLLDELQPDQWPVEAGNRAIRCTGVALSVAAGLLGACMPGTGARIIALLGGPCTEGPGMIVSKDLSEPVRSHKDLDKDAAPHFQKAVKFYDVLAKQLVSQGHVLDVFASALDQVGLAEMKVAIERTGGLVVLSESFGHSVFKDSFKRIFEGGEQSLGLSFNGTIEINCSKDIKVQGIIGPCTSLEKKGALCADTIVGQGNTTAWKMCGLDRSTSLTVFFDVSPSERSSQPGHQNPHLYIQFVTSYQHPEGQMRIRVTTICRKWVDGSTNTEELVEGFDQETAAVVLARYISLKMEMEEEFDATRWLDRSLIRLCSRFGDYRKDDPSSFSLHSNFSLFPQFMFNLRRSQFVQVFNNSPDETAYFRMLLNRETVTNSVAMIQPSLISFSFDSPPSPVFLDVASIAADRILLLDAYFSVVIFHGMTIAQWRNMGYQNQPEHEQFAQLLQAPHEEAQMIIKGRFPVPRLVVCDQHGSQARFLLAKLNPSSTYNSAHDVAPGSDIIFTDDVSFQVFCEHLQRLAVQS, from the exons ATGTCGGCCGCCGACCcttccgcggcgccgcccgcggcggccgccgaccCGGACGGCCCCGACGCCGTCCGCCTCACCTGGAACGCCTGGCCGCGCTCCAAGGTCGAGGCCAGTCGCTGCGTCGTGCCGCTCGCCGCCACTGTCTCGCCCGCGCGCGTCCCGGACCCCTccgccgcggccccgccgccgctgccatacCCGCCGCTCCGCTGCAAGCCGCCCTGCTCTGCCCTCCTCAATCCCTTCGCGCGCGTCGACTTCGCCGCCAAGATCTGGATCTGCCCGCTCTGCTTCTCCCGGAACCACTTCCCGCCGCACTACGCCGCCATCTCCGAGTCCAACGTCCCGGCCGAGCTCTTCCCGCAGTGCTCAACCGTCGAGTACATCGTCGGCGGcgcccccggcgcccccggggccgccggagccccgccgccgcccgtcttCCTCTTCGTCATCGACACCTGCGTCATCGAGGAGGAGTTGGATTACGTCAAGATGGCCATGCGGAAGGCCGTCGCGCTCCTACCGGAGCACGCGCTCGTCGGCCTCGTCACCTTCGGCACGCAGGTGCACCTGCACGAGCTCGGATTCTCCGATCTCAGCAAGATCTACGTCTTCCGGGGGACCAAGGAGATATCCAAGGAGCAGATTTTGGATCAGCTGGggctggccggcgccggccgcccgggCTTCCCCAAGATGCCGCAGCAGCCAGGTGGGCCGCAGGTGAACGGGATGCATCCCGCCACGACGGCCGGGGTGAACAGGTTCCTGCTCCCAGTGTCGGAGTGCGAGTGCACGCTCAGCACG TTGCTGGACGAGTTGCAGCCCGATCAGTGGCCAGTGGAGGCTGGGAACCGTGCGATCCGGTGCACGGGTGTTGCCCTGAGCGTGGCAGCTGGGTTGCTTGGTGCTTGCATGCCTGGGACAGGTGCAAGAATTATTGCATTGCTCGGTGGACCCTGCACTGAGGGCCCTGGAATG ATTGTTTCGAAGGATTTGTCAGAGCCAGTTAGATCACATAAGGATCTTGACAAGGATGCAGCTCCTCACTTCCAGAAAGCCGTCAAATTTTATGATGTCCTTGCCAAACAGTTGGTCAGTCAAGGCCACGTGTTAGATGTTTTCGCATCTGCTCTTGATCAG GTTGGACTAGCTGAGATGAAGGTTGCAATTGAGAGAACCGGTGGCCTTGTCGTCTTATCTGAAAGTTTTGGGCATTCCGTATTCAAGGATTCTTTCAAACGCATTTTTGAAGGAGGTGAACAGTCTCTAGGTCTTTCATTCAA TGGCACAATTGAAATAAACTGTTCAAAAGACATTAAGGTCCAAGGTATTATTGGACCATGTACATCTTTGGAGAAG AAAGGAGCTTTGTGTGCCGACACAATTGTTGGTCAAGGAAATACAACGGCATGGAAAATGTGTGGTCTCGATAGAAGTACTTCCTTGACAGTTTTTTTTGATGTCTCACCAAGTGAACGATCGAGCCAACCAGGACACCAAAATCCGCATTTGTATATACAATTTGTAACAAG TTACCAACACCCAGAAGGCCAAATGAGGATAAGAGTTACTACGATATGCAGGAAATGGGTGGATGGTTCCACTAATACCGAG GAATTAGTCGAAGGTTTTGACCAGGAGACTGCAGCTGTTGTGTTGGCAAGATACATCTCTTTAAAAATGGAGATGGAG GAAGAGTTCGATGCAACACGGTGGCTTGATAGATCTCTGATACGGCTTTGTTCACGATTTGGGGATTATCGAAAGGATGACCCCTCTTCATTTAGCCTACATTCAAATTTCTCATTGTTCCCTCAGTTTATGTTTAACCTGCGGCGTTCACAATTTGTCCAG GTTTTCAATAATAGTCCAGATGAGACAGCTTATTTTCGGATGTTACTCAACCGTGAGACTGTCACCAACTCTGTTGCCATGATCCAGCCTTCATTAATATCATTTTCTTTTGATTCACCTCCTTCACCAGTATTCCTTGATGTGGCATCGATAGCAGCAGACCGGATACTGCTACTTGATGCATACTTTAGTGTTGTCATCTTCCATGGCATGACAATTGCTCAGTGGAGAAACATGGGTTACCAGAACCAACCTGAGCATGAG CAATTCGCACAACTGTTACAAGCACCCCATGAGGAGGCGCAGATGATAATAAAAGGTCGATTTCCAGTTCCAAGACTAGTTGTTTGCGACCAACACGGCTCGCAG GCAAGGTTCTTATTGGCTAAGCTGAATCCATCGTCCACATATAACTCAGCTCATGATGTTGCCCCTGGTTCTGACATCATTTTCACCGATGATGTTAGCTTCCAGGTCTTCTGCGAGCACCTTCAAAGGCTGGCTGTTCAGTCTTGA